The Verrucomicrobiales bacterium sequence TCAGGCACAGATCCGGCCTGCGCAGGGCGAGGTAGACGAGCTTCTCTTTGATATCCCGGCGGGCGCGACCATTGCTGATGTGACAGCTCCCTCCCTGCTCCAATGGCGATTCGATCCCGCGCAGCGGAAGCTGCGAGTGATCTTGAGTTCGGCGCAATCCAAACCCTTTCAGGTTCAGATTCATTCTCAGTTCACGTCGACCACCTTGCCCTACACTCACCGGTCGGGCCTGGTGGGATTGGTCGGGGCGGCGGGACAGGTTGGCTTGCTGGGAGTGGCCACCTCCTCGGAAGTGCAATTGGACGACGTCAAAGCCGATTCCTTTGCGCCGATCAACCTGGAAGATTTCCCTCCAGAGGTGTTGACCACTTGGCGGGGTCAGTCTGCGGGGACAGCGATCCGGCGCGCGTTCCGCTTTTCCCAGTTAACGGGCGAGTTGGTGTTGCAGGTCTCTCAAGTCGCTCCCGATGTGCGCGTCGAGTCCCAGCAGACCCTTTCGTTGGGCGATGATCGAACTGTGTTGGCCGTGGGATTGGAAGTGGATATCACCCGGTCTGGCATCTTCAAGCTGAGCTTCGTGCTGCCCGTGGGGTTTGACGTGGAGTCGATCAGCGGCGAGGCGCTCAGTCACTGGACTGAGCTGAAGGCGGAGGCGGATCGGGTCATCACCCTGCACCTCAAGGGGCGAACTGAGGGCAAACAGCGCTTCGCCATCACCCTCGCGGGGGCGGGCATTTCCGCCAGGTCGGGTTGGACTCCGCCTCGATTGGTCATTCGCGAGAGCGAGAAGCAACGGGGGAGCCTGGTTCTGATTCCTGAGCAGGGTCTCAAACTCCAGGTCAGTTCGCGCGAGGGCCTCACGCAGCTGGATCCAGCGAGGGCGGGACTGCGTCAGAAAGGCGTGTTGGCGTTTCGGCTCCTCCAGGCGAACTGGAACTTGGTCGCGGATGTGGAGCGGGTGGAAGCTTGGACCCAGGTGACCAGTTTTCAATCGGTGGTTGTGGCGGAGGCTCGGCTGCGTGTGGGGATGAACTTGGTGTATGACATCGACAATGCGGGAACAAAGACCCTGCGGCTAGCCTTGCCGCTCAATGCTGAGAACGTCCAGTTCACCGGCGAGCAGGTGGCCGACTTCGTCAAGTCCGCCGCGGGGGCGGACCCGGGGAGCGGGAGGATCGATTGGGAGGTTCGATTGCATCGGCGCATGATCGGAAAATTTGTGCTCCAGCTGCATTATCAGCTTCCGCTGGCCGAGGCGACGCCGGAAGTGCGGGTGCTGGGTGTGCAGGCGCGGGATGTCAACTTGCAGCGTGGGTTTCTTGCCTTGCAGACCAAGGGACGCCTTCAGCTCGAGCCGGGGCCATTGCCGACGGCTCTTCAGCCCGCTGAATGGCAGTCCATTCCGGCAAACCTTCGACAAGGACTGGAGGCGGAAGCCGCCAGCCATGTGTTCCGGCTGGTTGAGCCTGGTTATGAACTAAGCTTGCGGCTCACGCGACATGAGGTGGTGAAGCTGCTGCCGGCCCGAGTTCATTCTGCGACGTTGACCTCGGTGGTATCGGACGATGGTACCACTCTGACCCGAGTGCGCCTGCAGATAACACCCGGGGACAAGCAGTTGCTCCCGCTCACTCTGCCAGAGAGGTCCCGCTTCTGGTTCGCCTTCGTGAGTCAGAACAGCGTATGGCCGTGGAAGGAGAAGGATCAGTTGCTCATCCCCCTGGAACGCGCTTCGAAAGGCACCGAGCCGATTCCGGTGGAGTTCTACTATTTGACCCCGTCGGCGGAGCGGGGCAGTCGGAGTCTTGATCTGGCTCTCCTGGGTCCCAAATTCGATCTACCTTTAGAGCAGATCTCCTGGAACGTTTTTCTCAATCCGAAATGGCAGGTTCATCACTGGGGTGGATCCTTGGAGCTGAGCGGGCGGACGGCCGAGGCCGCCGCTGGATCAATCGATCTGGCCAGCTATGAACGGAACGAGATCACGGTGCAGCGGGCGAAAAGCCAGGAGGCGGAGCAGTTTCTCTCCATGGCCAACTCGCTGCTTGAGAAGGGCAATCCTGAGCAAGCCCGGCGGGCTCTGCAGTCCGCCTTTGGGCTGTCTCAACATGACAACGCGTTCAATGAAGATGCCCGGGTTCAGCTGCACAACTTGAAAACGCAACAAGCGCTGGTCGGCTTGAATCTTCGGCAGGCAAGGGTGGCGGGGGATGCAACTGGGCTATCGCAGGTGCCGAGTTCCCTGCGCGACGGGCCTGCGCCTGCCTACACCCAGCAGGAGGCCAAAACACTGTTGGAGCGAAATTCCGCTGAAGATGCGGCCGCGCAGCGCAAGTTGGTCGAGCGGTTGATTCAGCAGCAAGAGACCGTTCTGGCCAAGCCGGCGGCGATTCATGCCTCGCTTCCAGAGCAGGGTCAGCGACTGAGTTTCACGCGCGCGTTGCAGATCGATGCGTGGACCGATCTGAAAATCACCTTGCGAGCGTCGGAAAGCGCCCGCTATGCGTGGCTCATGAACGGAATGATGGCTTTGGTGCTGCTTGGCTTGGTCGGGGGAGCGCGCTGGGGTATGGCACGGATGGTGGTGAGGAAGTGCGTTGGGAAGTGATGAGTGACGAGTGGCGAGTGGCGAGTGGCGAGTGGCGAGTGGCGAGTGGCGAGTGGCGAGTGGCGAGTGACCCCATATCGTCACGGCGGTAGGGCGAGACTCTGCTCGAGCCCACTCCTGCCCCAGACTTAGGATAACACAGCGGCAACTCCGCAAGGGCCGACAGGTGTTCGTCACCCCCTAGGCTCTCCACGACGCAGCCCTCTTCCCTTTGAACGACGCAGGGCCGGTCAGGGCTCGAATGGAATCTCGCCATAACCCGTATCGTCACTAAGGTAGGGAGGGATCCAGCAGCGAGGTGGTTCTATGGACTGCGGAGACACGTCTCCGCTTTTCCTGCGGGCGGCGGGGTGGCTGGAGGGTGTGCCCATTGTAAAGGTCGGCGTTGGAAGGGGTGAGGTGGCGTGAAGGAACAGCGGTGTCGTGCCACCGCGGTCCATAGGTGATCGTCCCTGGTCCCCTGGTAGCGTCGTCCGTCGCCGGCTTTAGGTTTCACTTTCCTTTGCGCATGAGCACGCTACCCTTCCCAGCTCATGACCGAATCGCTGAATAGTCCTCGTCCCGACGGACGGGCGGCGGACCAGTTACGTCCGATCCGCTTTACGAATCAGTTCGCTCCGCATGCGAACGGTTCCACCCTTATTGAATGGGGTAATACCCGCGTGATTTGCGCGGTGACGGTGGAGGAGACCGTTCCTCGCTGGATGAAAGAGCAGGGCGTGGTAGGTGGCTGGATCACAGCTGAGTACAGCATGCTACCCTACTCCACCCACCAGCGGAAAGCTCGCGACAGCTCCAAGGGCAAAATCGATGGCCGATCCCAGGAGATTCAGCGGCTGATCGGGCGCGCCATGCGTGCGGCGATTGATCTGGAGAAGCTCGGTTCACGTACGTTGTGGGTGGATTGCGATGTGCTTCAAGCGGATGGGGGCACTCGCACTGCCGCCATCACGGGGAGCTATGTGGCGCTGATGCTGGCGATTAACCAGCTGTTGGCGGCTGGTAAGCTCCAGCAGAGCCCGATGCTGCATCCGGTGGCGGCGGTGAGCGTGGGGATCGTAGCCGGCACACCCATCTCGGATCTTTGTTACCTGGAGGATGTCGCGGCGGAGGTGGATATGAACTTGGTCATGAATGCTGCCGGGCAGTTCATCGAGATTCAGGGTACGGGCGAGGAGTCGACCTTCAGTGATGCACAGCTGGCGAGCATGCTGGGGCTGGGGCGTCAATCCATCCAACAACTGTTGGCGGCCCAGCAGGCTGCCCTGGTTCAATAGTCATGAAGGAGTGTGATTTAAAGTGCGTGAGATCGGGATGTCTCGCACGGGATCCCGACTCCGTCGGGTGCTGCAAAGCTGTAGAGGGCTACAGCACTCCAAGACGATCCGCGAGGTTTGTGGGCCATTTTGGAGTGCGTGCAGCCCTCTGCCGCTTTTGTCCCTCGACGAAGTCGGGCTCCTCCAATCTCAACCACTTTAAATCACGTTCGGCATGAAACGATCGGCGACACGTCTCTATCTGGTTAGGCACGGGGAAGTGGAGGAGCGGTATCACCGGATTTTCGGGGGCCGCATCGACATGAATCTCAGCGCTCATGGACATGAGCAAGCCCAAGCCTTGGCAGATTATCTGCACAAGCATCCTTTGCAGGCCGCTTATGCCAGCCCGATGAAGCGAGTGCAGCAGACCCTGGCTCCTTACGTGAATCGAGGCGGCCATGCACCGCAAGTGATGCCTGACCTTCGGGAGGTGGACTTTGGCGATTGGACCGGGCTGGGGTGGCACGAGGTGCAGGAGAAGTTTGGAGCGAGCGCCTTCAATTGGCTCGAATTGCTTGAGACCGGGGGTATTCCCAACGCGGAGACCGCGGATGGGTACCGGGCTCGGGTTCAACCGTGTTTACGTCATATACTCGGAGAGCATGTGGACGAGTCAGTGGCGGTTTTCTGTCATGGTGGCGTCGTCCGTCAGCTCTTGTCGCTGATGCTGGATTTGCCGCTCAGCCGAATGAGCATGTTTGAGGTCGACTATGCCAGCGTCAGCATTGTGGACTGGTCGCCCGACCGCGTGGAGATTCAGTTACTCAACTTCTCTCCCTGGAAGCATACCAAGTGAAGCCGATTCCCTTTTGGAAACTCTCCGTTGCCACCACTTCCGAAGCCGAGGAAGCGGTGAGCGAGTTGCTCACCGCGGTTTTCGGTCTCGCGGCCGCCACCCAGCAAAACACGATCACAGGGCGAACCGTCGTCTCCGTTTTCGTGCCGAGGCGACGCGATATCACCACCGCTCGGCGGGCGGAGCTGCGAGCGGGTCTGCTGCGCGCACGCGAGAGCGGGCTTCAGGTGGGCTCGGGGCGGGTGTCCATTCGTCATGTTCCAGCCGAAGATTGGACCACCTCGTGGAAGCGTCATTTCAAGCCGTGGGAGCCGGGCAAGCTGCTGCTGGTGAAGCCCAGTTGGAGCCAAGCCAAGGCTAAGGCTGGTCAGGCGACGCTGGTTTTGGACCCGGGGCTTAGCTTTGGCACCGGAAACCATCCCACGACTCGCTTTTGTCTGCGTCAGCTGGTTCGGCTGCGCAAGGTGGCGGTCTCTCAGTCCCTACTCGACATCGGTTCCGGCTCGGGGATCTTGTCGATCGGAGCCACGTTGCTCGGCTACGCACCAGTGCATGCCTTTGATTTCGATCCTGAGGCAGTGCGAGTGGCGAACGCCAACGCGCGGATGAACGGGGTGCAGCGTCGGTTGCGGTTTGAGCAGGCGGATCTCGCGCGCCTCCCGAAGCGGGCTGCCCAACGTTATGATGTGGTCTGTGCGAACCTGATGTATGACTTGCTGATCGCCGAGCGGCAGAGAATCTTAAATCGGGTTGCGAACGGTGGAGCCCTGATCCTGGCGGGGATATTGGTAAATCAGTTTGGCATGGTACAGAAAGCGTTCGAGGGAGAGGGGTGGTTCCTGGAGCGGGGGCGGACTGAAGGCGAGTGGAGATCTGGACTTTTTCGCATGTCTCCTTTTTGACCATCCTGGCGACTTTTGCCACATAGGATGGTCAATTCTGTGAAGAACTCTTGACGTTTTCGTCAGGTTTGGCAGTATAGGAAGGCGATGAACTGCTGCTTGTTCATGTTTCGCCACGTTCCAGAAGGAGGAACGGTCTGTACCCTTGGTTGGCATGGCTCAAGCTCAGTTTTGTTACGAGAAAGGATACAGTTCTATGACCAAATCCCTAGACGTGATCTCGGAGTTAGTGAGGAGTACGAAACATCCATTCCGTAAGGCCGACGACCGGCCTGCCAAGGCACTCAAACATCGATACGAGCGGAGAAAGATTAGGGAGTTTATCCGACTCAGCGATTGGGCGCAGCAAAACCCCGCCTGAACCTTGCGCTAGTACCTTAGCACCGAAGTATTTGTAAAAACGAACGGCCGCACCTGACCCCGGGTGCGGCCGTTCTTTTTCTCCGTCACGGCCTAGCTGAAATCTCCAACATGCGCTCGATGGGCAAGCGAGCGCGTTCGATGATCTCAGGTGAAAGGGTGACTTGGGGGGTCCCACGGAGCATGCAATCGTGCAGTTTTTCGAGCGTGTTCATCTTCATGAAACGGCACTCGTTGCAGCGACAATTGTCCGTTGGGGCGGGGATGAAGATCTTGCCGGGGCACTCCCGTTCCAATCGGTGGAGCATGCCCGCTTCGGTGGCGATGATGAACTGGCCGGCGGGAGAAGCCTTGCAGTAGGTCACCATCTTCTCGGTCGAGCAGACTTCATCGGCGAGCATGCGCACGGCCTTGGTACATTCTGGATGAGCGACGACTGGAGCGCCTGGGTATTGTTGACGGATGCGGGTGATACTGGCGTGGGTCCATTCGACATGCACATAGCAGTTGCCTTTCCACAGGTGCATGGGACGACCCGTTTGCTCCATGACCCAGGAGCCGAGGTTCTCGTCGGGCACAAACAGCAGATCGCGGTCAGCCGGGGCCGCTTTGACGATCTTCACGGCGTTGCCGCTCGTGCAGATCACATCGCTGAGGGCCTTCACCTCGGCGCTACAGTTGATGTAGGCGATGGTGTAGAACTTGGGATTGGTCTGCTGGAGCGCCTTCAGCTTGGCGCCGGGGCAGCTTTCTTCGAGTGAGCAGCCCGCGTCCCGATCGGGAAGCAAGACCCGCTTGTTGGGGTTCAGGATTTTGGCGGTCTCCGCCATGAAGTGCACCCCGCAGAACACAATGGTTTCTGCCGGGGTCTTGGCGGCCTGCTGGGCGAGTCCGAGGGAGTCTCCGACGTAATCGGCGACTTCCTGGATCTCGTTGATCTGGTAGTTGTGCGCCAGGATCACCGCGTTGAGTTTGCGCTTCAACTCCAGGATCTCGCGTGAGAGCGCGCTCACCTGGGCCGGAGGCATGGGAGTCCTGACCCCCTGCTGGGAGGGGCGATGCGGCTGAGTCTCGGTCACGTCGATCATGGTGTAACCCTAGGGTCCGACCTCCCACCCGTCAAACCTATCGGATGGCCAGGAGCTCCACTTCGAAGATCAGTGTGGCTTTGGGGGGGATGGCTCCAGGGTATCCGGCGTCACCGTACGCGAAATCGGAGGGAAGCGTCAGCTTCACCTTATCGCCGACTCGCATCCGCGCCACGCCCTCATCCCAGCCTTGGATGACCTGATTTCCTGCGATCACGAATTCGAACGGCTCGTTTCGATCCACCGAGCTGTCAAACTTGGTGCCATCGGTCAGCCAGCCCGTGTAGTGGACTTTGACAGTGTTGCCGGGCTGGGGCGACTTACCTTTACCGAGCTTCAGAAACTCCATTTGCAGATTCTTCATGAGATAGATGATGCGGTCGGATCATTGGATCCGTTGTGGTCGATGTTAAGCGATCGTCCCCCCCGGCTGACAAGCCTGGAGCGACTTGAGTGGATTTTAGATTTTGGATTTGCGATTGGGGATTGGGGAAGTGACGAGTGACGAGTGACGAGTTAGGAGTGAGGAATGAGCAGTGACGAGTTGGCGACCGGTTCCCCTCCTCCGCCCGCTTCGGGAACTCATAACTCACTCCTACCCATAACTCAGTCGCCCTCGCCCAGAATCTCGCGCTTGTCAGACCGGCGGCTACCGGTCAGGGTGTTGAGAGCTACCCCGGATTGCCGCACCAGCGACATGTCAAAGCAGACGTCAGCTCCAGAGGAAATGGATTCAGATGCACCCGCGTTCCTGGTGGAGTTGATTCATCAGGCCCAGGCCAGCGGTGCCAGCGATATCCATCTTCACCAGGTTGGGAATCGAGCCGAGATCTCCTTTCGTGTGGACGGAGTTTTGGTGCCCCGAGGCGGGTTGGAAGGGGAGCTGGCCGAACGCGTGTTCGGGCGGATCAAGTACCTCAGCCGGCTGAAGACCTATCAGCACTCCCTGCCTCAGGATGGGCGCATCTCTCGGGAATCGGTGGGGGCCGACCAGGATCTGCGGGTTGC is a genomic window containing:
- a CDS encoding FKBP-type peptidyl-prolyl cis-trans isomerase, translated to MKNLQMEFLKLGKGKSPQPGNTVKVHYTGWLTDGTKFDSSVDRNEPFEFVIAGNQVIQGWDEGVARMRVGDKVKLTLPSDFAYGDAGYPGAIPPKATLIFEVELLAIR
- the rph gene encoding ribonuclease PH, giving the protein MTESLNSPRPDGRAADQLRPIRFTNQFAPHANGSTLIEWGNTRVICAVTVEETVPRWMKEQGVVGGWITAEYSMLPYSTHQRKARDSSKGKIDGRSQEIQRLIGRAMRAAIDLEKLGSRTLWVDCDVLQADGGTRTAAITGSYVALMLAINQLLAAGKLQQSPMLHPVAAVSVGIVAGTPISDLCYLEDVAAEVDMNLVMNAAGQFIEIQGTGEESTFSDAQLASMLGLGRQSIQQLLAAQQAALVQ
- the nadA gene encoding quinolinate synthase NadA, producing the protein MIDVTETQPHRPSQQGVRTPMPPAQVSALSREILELKRKLNAVILAHNYQINEIQEVADYVGDSLGLAQQAAKTPAETIVFCGVHFMAETAKILNPNKRVLLPDRDAGCSLEESCPGAKLKALQQTNPKFYTIAYINCSAEVKALSDVICTSGNAVKIVKAAPADRDLLFVPDENLGSWVMEQTGRPMHLWKGNCYVHVEWTHASITRIRQQYPGAPVVAHPECTKAVRMLADEVCSTEKMVTYCKASPAGQFIIATEAGMLHRLERECPGKIFIPAPTDNCRCNECRFMKMNTLEKLHDCMLRGTPQVTLSPEIIERARLPIERMLEISARP
- a CDS encoding histidine phosphatase family protein, translated to MKRSATRLYLVRHGEVEERYHRIFGGRIDMNLSAHGHEQAQALADYLHKHPLQAAYASPMKRVQQTLAPYVNRGGHAPQVMPDLREVDFGDWTGLGWHEVQEKFGASAFNWLELLETGGIPNAETADGYRARVQPCLRHILGEHVDESVAVFCHGGVVRQLLSLMLDLPLSRMSMFEVDYASVSIVDWSPDRVEIQLLNFSPWKHTK
- a CDS encoding 50S ribosomal protein L11 methyltransferase, whose amino-acid sequence is MKPIPFWKLSVATTSEAEEAVSELLTAVFGLAAATQQNTITGRTVVSVFVPRRRDITTARRAELRAGLLRARESGLQVGSGRVSIRHVPAEDWTTSWKRHFKPWEPGKLLLVKPSWSQAKAKAGQATLVLDPGLSFGTGNHPTTRFCLRQLVRLRKVAVSQSLLDIGSGSGILSIGATLLGYAPVHAFDFDPEAVRVANANARMNGVQRRLRFEQADLARLPKRAAQRYDVVCANLMYDLLIAERQRILNRVANGGALILAGILVNQFGMVQKAFEGEGWFLERGRTEGEWRSGLFRMSPF